The following proteins are encoded in a genomic region of Nocardioides renjunii:
- a CDS encoding DUF3117 domain-containing protein, giving the protein MAAMKPRTGDGPLEVTKEGRGIVMRVPLEGGGRLVVELNADEATALGDALKDVVG; this is encoded by the coding sequence ATGGCCGCCATGAAGCCCCGCACGGGCGACGGACCGCTCGAGGTCACCAAGGAGGGCCGCGGGATCGTCATGCGCGTCCCGCTCGAGGGCGGTGGGCGTCTGGTGGTCGAGCTGAACGCCGATGAGGCAACGGCTCTCGGGGACGCCCTCAAGGACGTCGTCGGCTGA
- a CDS encoding DivIVA domain-containing protein: MTWLFAVLIVLAMGAIAMVASGRGGSMAPAYDDRPDLDVPTDRPLEARDLRTVRFPLALRGYRMSDVDALLARLATELEDRTGPDGSSGDVERD, translated from the coding sequence ATGACGTGGCTCTTCGCCGTGCTGATCGTGCTGGCCATGGGCGCGATCGCGATGGTGGCGTCGGGGCGCGGCGGCTCGATGGCACCGGCGTACGACGACCGCCCCGACCTCGACGTGCCCACCGACCGTCCCCTCGAGGCCCGCGACCTGCGCACCGTGCGGTTCCCGCTGGCGCTGCGCGGCTACCGGATGTCCGACGTCGACGCGCTGCTCGCCCGGCTCGCGACCGAGCTCGAGGACCGGACTGGACCGGACGGCTCGTCTGGCGACGTCGAGCGCGACTAG
- a CDS encoding enoyl-CoA hydratase/isomerase family protein: protein MTTSSTDSANDAGAGSGAATGAATAPVLLHVVDAVATITLNRPDAMNGLDVATKDLLLETVRQVAEDPEVRCVVLTGSGRAFCVGQDLKEHLAGLKGDADVPLSDTVEKHYNPIAQALATMPKPVVAAVNGIAAGAGASLAFAADFRILVDSAGFNTSFAGVALSCDTGSSWTLQRLVGRGKAMELLYFPRTVSAQEALDLGLATQVVPPDDFRSAVGELAARLAAGPTVAFGSIRQSVAYAAAHPLEESLAFEAEKMALTGGTEDHLAAVDAFMAKEKPVFHGR from the coding sequence ATGACGACCTCTTCGACCGATTCCGCGAACGACGCCGGGGCCGGGAGCGGTGCCGCGACCGGCGCCGCGACCGCGCCCGTGCTGCTCCACGTGGTCGACGCGGTGGCCACCATCACGCTCAACCGCCCCGACGCGATGAACGGCCTCGACGTGGCGACCAAGGACCTGCTCCTCGAGACCGTGCGGCAGGTGGCCGAGGACCCGGAGGTGCGCTGCGTCGTCCTCACCGGGAGCGGGCGCGCCTTCTGCGTCGGGCAGGACCTGAAGGAGCACCTCGCCGGCCTCAAGGGCGACGCCGACGTGCCGCTGTCCGACACGGTCGAGAAGCACTACAACCCGATCGCGCAGGCGCTGGCGACTATGCCCAAGCCGGTGGTCGCCGCCGTCAACGGCATCGCCGCGGGTGCCGGCGCGAGCCTCGCCTTCGCCGCCGACTTCCGCATCCTGGTCGACTCGGCCGGCTTCAACACCTCCTTCGCCGGGGTCGCGCTCTCGTGCGACACCGGGTCGAGCTGGACGCTGCAGCGACTCGTCGGCCGGGGCAAGGCGATGGAGCTGCTCTACTTCCCGCGCACGGTCTCCGCCCAGGAGGCGCTCGACCTCGGCCTGGCCACGCAGGTGGTCCCGCCCGACGACTTCCGGAGCGCCGTCGGCGAGCTGGCTGCCCGGCTCGCTGCGGGCCCGACCGTCGCGTTCGGCTCGATCCGCCAGTCCGTGGCGTACGCCGCAGCCCACCCGCTCGAGGAGTCGCTCGCCTTCGAGGCGGAGAAGATGGCGCTCACCGGCGGGACCGAGGACCACCTCGCCGCCGTCGACGCGTTCATGGCCAAGGAGAAGCCGGTCTTCCACGGCCGCTGA
- a CDS encoding M14 family zinc carboxypeptidase, with protein MRRLLAAAAAAALVVVPLAPPSATAVEAGPGERPAVVEARTIGHSVQGRPIRAWRLGEPGKRRIVLVSTMHGDEPHTRTILETLRDGRPVRGVDLWVVPTYNPDGLARGTRRNARGVDLNRNFPHRWADLDGSYESGPRPGSEPETRAVMAFLEEVRPRRVVSFHQPLHGVDTDTKDRGFARRLARALRLPRTSLDCGGLCHGTMTMWFNHRFRGAALTVEYGTRPSRHRMAVQAPRQLLGVLGAHRARR; from the coding sequence ATGCGGCGCCTGCTCGCAGCGGCCGCTGCCGCCGCGCTGGTCGTCGTACCCCTCGCTCCGCCGTCGGCGACGGCCGTCGAGGCCGGCCCGGGGGAGCGCCCGGCGGTGGTCGAGGCGCGCACGATCGGCCACTCGGTGCAGGGACGCCCGATCCGGGCGTGGCGGCTGGGGGAGCCGGGCAAGCGACGCATCGTGCTCGTCTCGACGATGCACGGCGACGAGCCGCACACCCGCACGATCCTCGAGACCCTGCGCGACGGACGGCCGGTCCGGGGCGTCGACCTCTGGGTGGTCCCGACCTACAACCCCGACGGACTGGCCCGGGGCACGCGCCGCAACGCGCGCGGCGTGGACCTCAACCGCAACTTCCCCCACCGCTGGGCCGACCTCGACGGCTCGTACGAGTCAGGCCCGCGCCCGGGCAGCGAGCCGGAGACCCGGGCGGTGATGGCCTTCCTCGAGGAGGTCCGCCCGCGCCGGGTGGTCAGCTTCCACCAGCCGCTGCACGGCGTGGACACCGACACGAAGGACCGCGGCTTCGCGCGCCGCCTGGCCCGCGCGCTGCGGCTGCCGCGTACGTCGCTCGACTGCGGCGGCCTGTGCCACGGCACCATGACGATGTGGTTCAACCACCGGTTCCGCGGAGCCGCCCTCACCGTCGAGTACGGCACCCGGCCCTCGCGCCACCGGATGGCGGTGCAGGCGCCCCGGCAGCTGCTCGGGGTGCTCGGCGCCCACCGCGCCCGGCGGTAG
- a CDS encoding leucyl aminopeptidase family protein: MATQLPTQVSPPEFALSAALPHQIGGAEVWAFPVLPGDEAPLLGPGAEEASEALGIDLLAALEAARGTGRTGEVTVVPVSAQETSDDVSVVLLIGVGEASPTDFRRAGAALARATKDRVSVVTTLAAIAPDDGLGAVVVGAMLGSFAFHWRSTGPKERPVGRIVLADISDDGADDELARALALGGAGWRSRALATVPANLKTPAWLAEQAVEVGAAGGLEVTVWDEQRLVADGFGGILAVGGGSAHEPRLIRMDYTPPGASRRTPTVVLVGKGITFDSGGLDIKPSEGMLTMKRDMSGGGAVIATMAALRDVGCPVRVIGLVPAAENAVSGSAMRPGDVITHFGGRTSEVNNTDAEGRLVLADAMAYAVAELSPTVLVDIATLTGAMKVSLGQWTAGYFANRDELVAHVEQASATSGENVWRMPLVKDYEERVASKIADGDNAAGGAGAITAALFLQHFAGDVPWVHIDFASAAESPADRHEWTAGPSGFGPRLLLAWLGSEDPLDGIA, translated from the coding sequence GTGGCCACGCAACTGCCGACGCAGGTCTCCCCACCCGAGTTCGCGCTCAGCGCCGCACTCCCGCACCAGATCGGCGGAGCCGAGGTGTGGGCCTTCCCGGTCCTCCCCGGCGACGAGGCGCCGCTCCTCGGCCCCGGTGCCGAGGAGGCCTCCGAGGCTCTCGGGATCGACCTGCTCGCGGCGCTCGAGGCCGCCCGCGGGACCGGGCGCACGGGTGAGGTCACCGTCGTGCCCGTCTCCGCCCAGGAGACCTCCGACGACGTGAGCGTCGTGCTCCTCATCGGAGTGGGGGAGGCGTCCCCGACCGACTTCCGTCGCGCCGGAGCAGCACTCGCCCGCGCCACCAAGGACCGCGTCAGCGTCGTCACCACCCTCGCGGCCATCGCGCCCGACGACGGCCTCGGCGCCGTCGTGGTCGGTGCGATGCTCGGCTCGTTCGCCTTCCACTGGCGCTCGACCGGCCCCAAGGAGCGCCCCGTCGGCCGCATCGTGCTGGCCGACATCTCCGACGACGGCGCCGACGACGAGCTCGCCCGCGCCCTCGCCCTCGGCGGAGCCGGCTGGCGCTCGCGCGCCCTCGCCACCGTCCCGGCCAACCTCAAGACACCGGCCTGGCTGGCCGAGCAGGCCGTCGAGGTCGGCGCGGCAGGCGGTCTCGAGGTGACGGTCTGGGACGAGCAGCGCCTGGTGGCCGACGGCTTCGGCGGCATCCTCGCCGTCGGTGGCGGCTCGGCACACGAGCCGCGGCTGATCCGGATGGACTACACCCCGCCCGGCGCCTCGCGCCGTACGCCGACCGTCGTGCTGGTGGGCAAGGGCATCACATTCGACAGCGGCGGCCTCGACATCAAGCCCAGCGAGGGCATGCTCACCATGAAGCGCGACATGAGCGGCGGCGGCGCGGTGATCGCGACGATGGCCGCCCTGCGCGACGTCGGCTGCCCCGTCCGCGTCATCGGCCTCGTCCCGGCGGCCGAGAACGCCGTCAGCGGGTCCGCGATGCGCCCCGGCGACGTCATCACCCACTTCGGCGGCCGCACCTCCGAGGTCAACAACACCGACGCCGAGGGTCGCCTCGTGCTCGCCGACGCCATGGCGTACGCCGTCGCCGAGCTGTCGCCGACCGTGCTGGTCGACATCGCCACCCTCACCGGCGCCATGAAGGTGTCGCTGGGACAGTGGACCGCCGGCTACTTCGCCAACCGCGACGAGCTCGTCGCGCACGTCGAGCAGGCCTCGGCGACGTCCGGAGAGAACGTCTGGCGGATGCCACTGGTCAAGGACTACGAGGAGCGGGTGGCGTCCAAGATCGCCGACGGCGACAACGCCGCCGGCGGTGCCGGCGCGATCACCGCGGCGCTGTTCCTCCAGCACTTCGCCGGTGACGTGCCGTGGGTCCACATCGACTTCGCCTCTGCGGCGGAGTCGCCGGCCGACCGGCACGAGTGGACCGCCGGCCCCAGCGGCTTCGGCCCGCGCCTGCTGCTCGCCTGGCTGGGCAGCGAGGACCCCCTCGACGGGATCGCCTGA